The genomic segment ATTAACAGAACTCACCACATTGCAAAAATTATTCTATTATAGTTTCTAGTAATAATAGATTCTGGAGCTATTCATTTCAGTTTCATAATCAATAAAAATGCTATAAGAGGGCCAATAGAAAGCGAAATAAATGCAATGGTAACATTTTCAGTAAAGGCAATTATATAACCAATTATTATTGGTACAATTATTGAACTTGGTTGAGATATAAGATTTGCAAGGCCCATTGATGTTGCTTCTTTACCTTTTGTAATTTCTGAGATATATGTATCAAGAGGTGTTTTGTAACCAAAAGCAATAAAACCTAAAATAAATGAGAATAGATAAAGGCTAGATACGGGTAAAAATGAGTAAATAGCGAGCATCACAAAAAAAAGGATCAAGAAAATCTTGGAAATTTCTTCTCTTTTTTTAAACATATCTGAAATAAATCCAATTGTAAACACAGAGATTAAACCGCCAATGGCAAATATTCCTGTAATTACTCCAGAATCGATTAAACTAAGATGAAAATAATAGTGCACAAGCAAGAATAAGTATGTTGAAGTACCCCACATACCCCAAAGACCAAAAAATTTTACCAATGATGCAATTATGGATTTAATATTAATTGATTCTTTCGTACTATAAAATGAGGTATTTTTAATAAAAAAGAATGGTATTCCAACAGTCAGAGTAAATATAGAAATGTAAACATAAATTAACTGCCATCGATACTGACTAAGGTAAGATGGTAATATAAAACTAGATAAAAAAAGAACTATTGGTCCAGTGGTATTAAGAATACCAATGGCAGTTGCTCTGTAATATTCAATCCTATCCGATATTAATTT from the Thermoplasmata archaeon genome contains:
- a CDS encoding MFS transporter, coding for MKKISFIIIVFSWLVSLPVVLIRLVYSITIIPITDYLHINYFLSSVILSSFFVGYVIFSLPMNHFVDKYGYRVIGISMLFLSLLIFLFTFVTNFTDAIILIVLIGVTATPTYTGAIKLISDRIEYYRATAIGILNTTGPIVLFLSSFILPSYLSQYRWQLIYVYISIFTLTVGIPFFFIKNTSFYSTKESINIKSIIASLVKFFGLWGMWGTSTYLFLLVHYYFHLSLIDSGVITGIFAIGGLISVFTIGFISDMFKKREEISKIFLILFFVMLAIYSFLPVSSLYLFSFILGFIAFGYKTPLDTYISEITKGKEATSMGLANLISQPSSIIVPIIIGYIIAFTENVTIAFISLSIGPLIAFLLIMKLK